One part of the Candidatus Goldiibacteriota bacterium genome encodes these proteins:
- a CDS encoding LemA family protein codes for MTLTAIVLGIVFLAAVFVIGIFNKLVSLKNRNSEAWAQIDVQLKQRTDLIPNLVETVKGYAAHEKDTLEKVIQARAALTGAGADVAKTAAADNMLTGALKSLFAVSENYPQLKADAHFTQLMTDLSGMESKIAYARQFFNETVRVYNEYQQAFPGVIFAGMFGHTQKQFFETPEEDKKPVSVKF; via the coding sequence ATGACATTAACTGCAATAGTTCTCGGGATTGTTTTTCTTGCGGCTGTTTTTGTAATAGGCATATTTAACAAACTGGTAAGTTTAAAAAACCGCAACAGCGAAGCGTGGGCGCAGATAGATGTTCAACTTAAACAAAGGACAGATTTGATTCCTAATCTTGTTGAAACAGTTAAGGGATACGCGGCGCACGAAAAAGATACGCTTGAAAAAGTAATTCAGGCAAGGGCTGCGTTAACCGGAGCCGGCGCAGATGTGGCAAAGACCGCTGCCGCGGATAATATGTTAACAGGCGCGTTAAAATCGCTTTTTGCCGTAAGTGAAAATTATCCGCAGCTTAAAGCGGACGCCCATTTTACCCAGCTTATGACAGACCTTTCCGGAATGGAAAGCAAGATTGCATACGCAAGGCAGTTTTTTAACGAGACTGTGCGCGTGTATAATGAATACCAGCAGGCGTTTCCGGGAGTGATTTTCGCGGGAATGTTCGGGCACACGCAGAAACAGTTTTTTGAAACACCAGAAGAGGATAAAAAACCGGTTTCAGTTAAGTTTTAA
- a CDS encoding M48 family metallopeptidase translates to MVYEDIAANKNNTFILLFFYGILIAGLGWIIGVLYGDPYTGIVIGVTASFIMTFFSYYNSGKLAILSSGAVEADRKIYPGLYYAAEGMALAAGLPAPKVYVMPSESINAFAAGRDPKHSAIAVTTGALKKLTKLELEGVIAHEMSHVKNYDILVSTVAAVMAGAVFMISDVIKRSAFRGRSGRAGLFFGILAIAAAILAPIGAMAIKFAVSRQREYMADASAVLLTRYPQGLIDALEKIKKETYPEAEYNSGMQHMYFANPFRFRADQLFSTHPPLDLRIERLKGNIYKENPKMG, encoded by the coding sequence ATGGTATACGAGGATATAGCCGCCAATAAAAACAATACCTTTATATTGTTGTTTTTCTACGGCATCCTAATTGCCGGACTTGGGTGGATTATAGGGGTGCTGTACGGCGACCCTTATACAGGAATTGTAATCGGTGTTACCGCGTCTTTTATCATGACTTTCTTTTCCTATTATAACAGCGGCAAACTGGCCATTTTATCATCGGGCGCGGTGGAGGCGGACAGAAAAATATACCCCGGCCTTTATTACGCGGCAGAAGGTATGGCGCTGGCAGCAGGGCTTCCCGCTCCAAAAGTATATGTCATGCCAAGCGAAAGTATAAATGCTTTTGCGGCCGGCAGGGACCCAAAGCATTCCGCGATAGCCGTTACAACAGGCGCCTTAAAAAAACTTACCAAACTGGAATTAGAAGGCGTAATAGCCCACGAAATGAGCCATGTAAAAAATTATGACATTCTTGTAAGTACCGTTGCCGCGGTAATGGCGGGCGCTGTTTTTATGATTTCCGATGTAATAAAAAGAAGCGCGTTTCGCGGGCGTTCCGGACGGGCAGGCCTGTTTTTTGGGATACTTGCAATTGCGGCCGCGATACTTGCGCCTATAGGCGCAATGGCTATAAAGTTTGCGGTGTCAAGGCAAAGGGAATATATGGCAGATGCGTCGGCAGTTTTACTTACAAGATACCCGCAGGGGCTGATAGACGCTCTTGAAAAGATAAAGAAAGAAACTTATCCGGAAGCTGAATATAATTCAGGAATGCAGCACATGTATTTTGCAAATCCGTTCAGATTCAGGGCAGATCAGCTTTTTTCCACTCATCCGCCGTTGGATTTAAGGATAGAACGGTTAAAGGGGAATATATACAAAGAAAACCCTAAAATGGGTTAA
- a CDS encoding NifU family protein has protein sequence MREKVKAVIEDLRQYLQADGGDLEFVDLDEKTGVVKVRLQGACQGCPMSQMTLKQGVEARLKEEVPGVTEVIAVP, from the coding sequence ATGAGAGAAAAAGTAAAAGCGGTTATAGAAGATTTAAGGCAGTACCTTCAGGCAGACGGAGGGGATTTGGAATTTGTGGATTTGGATGAAAAAACAGGTGTTGTAAAAGTCCGCCTTCAGGGAGCTTGTCAGGGATGCCCTATGTCACAGATGACTTTAAAGCAGGGTGTTGAAGCCCGCCTTAAGGAAGAAGTACCGGGAGTTACAGAAGTAATAGCGGTTCC